The sequence below is a genomic window from Candidatus Neomarinimicrobiota bacterium.
GGTCGAAGGTATCCATCTCGGTGTTGAATGGAAAGCCTTTGCAGCATATGACGGCAGGGTTCGCGGAACACTGTCTACAGGTTATGGATTTAAGAGTGAAGAATTGACGTACGCCGCAAAGTTAAACTATCGAAAATCCAATTTTAAAGGATTTGAGGGAAACATTTCGTACTCTCATGATATAAGTACCAATGATGCCCACCTTATCGGTTGGTTGGAAAACAGCGTTTCAACGCTCTTCGCAAAAGAAGATTATATGGATTATTTTATCTCGACTGGAATTCATAGCGAGCTGATTTACCGCAAATCGAGAAAATACGAGATATATTCCAAATACAGCGTGGTGAAATATGAAAGTCTCCGCGGACATGATGTATGGAGTTTTTCGGACCTGGTCGGAGCGGATAAGATTTTTAGTTCGAATCCTTCGGTTATAGAGGGTACAGGCAGCGGGCTGAACTTAGGATTCAGTTACGATTCAAGGATAAATCGATTTATGATCACGAATAGCCTGACTTATTCGATTGAGTTCGAGAAAACCGGAGGGATATTCGGAGGCGATTTCGAATACACCGGTGTGAAACTTAATATCAGAAAATATAAACGGATGTTTGGGCCTCAGATGCTTGTTTTAAGGGGCTTTGCCGGAGTGCGAAACGGAAACGGCGAAGAGCAATTTTTATTTGATATAGGGGGTATAGGTACATTACGGGGTTATGATCACAAAGAATTTACAGGCGATAAGGCGTTTATACTGAGCGCCGATTATATGTTTAAAAGGACGATATTCAAGCGCCTTCCACTGAAGTTTTTGCCTTTTTATCCTACTATGGAGCTGATCGCGTTTGTCGATGCGGGTTGGACCAATCTCGGT
It includes:
- a CDS encoding BamA/TamA family outer membrane protein, with product MNYFLRSAVLLIIAVSSYDTALSQLNSFTTSRRAIRYNRVEGIHLGVEWKAFAAYDGRVRGTLSTGYGFKSEELTYAAKLNYRKSNFKGFEGNISYSHDISTNDAHLIGWLENSVSTLFAKEDYMDYFISTGIHSELIYRKSRKYEIYSKYSVVKYESLRGHDVWSFSDLVGADKIFSSNPSVIEGTGSGLNLGFSYDSRINRFMITNSLTYSIEFEKTGGIFGGDFEYTGVKLNIRKYKRMFGPQMLVLRGFAGVRNGNGEEQFLFDIGGIGTLRGYDHKEFTGDKAFILSADYMFKRTIFKRLPLKFLPFYPTMELIAFVDAGWTNLGEYTMPLNDPMSFDAGDVKYNIGIGYSFGRDMVRVNIAKRLDGVDGIKLTVRIFQRL